A single window of Nomascus leucogenys isolate Asia chromosome 18, Asia_NLE_v1, whole genome shotgun sequence DNA harbors:
- the DNAJB12 gene encoding dnaJ homolog subfamily B member 12 isoform X1, with translation MSSLRARLPATRRRVAQPFARPASPSLVPRSGSAMESNKDEAERCISIALKAIQSNQPDRALRFLEKAQRLYPTPRVRALIESLNQKPQTAGDQPPPTDTTRATHRKAGGTDAPSANGEAGGESTKGYTAEQVAAVKRVKQCKDYYEILGVSRGASDEDLKKAYRKLALKFHPDKNHAPGATEAFKAIGTAYAVLSNPEKRKQYDQFGDDKSQAARHGHGHGDFHRGFEADISPEDLFNMFFGGGFPSSNVHVYSNGRMRYTYQQRQDRRDNQGDGGLGVFVQLMPILILILVSALSQLMVSSPPYSLSPRPSVGHIHRRVTDHLGVVYYVGDAFSEEYTGSSLKTVERNVEDDYIANLRNNCWKEKQQKEGLLYRARYFGDTDMYHKAQKMGTPSCSRLSETMKSLENFW, from the exons ATGTCATCACTCCGCGCCCGGCTGCCCGCGACGCGCCGGCGGGTGGCGCAGCCCTTCGCTCGCCCGGCCTCCCCCTCCCTGGTTCCGCGCTCTGGTTCCGCCATGGAATCCAACAAGGATGAAGCTGAGCGCTGTATCAGCATCGCCCTCAAGGCCATCCAGAGCAACCAGCCCGACCGGGCGCTCCGCTTCCTAGAGAAGGCACAGCGGCTGTATCCGACGCCGCGAGTTCGTG CCCTGATTGAGTCCCTCAACCAGAAACCACAGACTGCCGGTGACCAACCCCCACCCACAGACACAACCCGTGCCACCCACAGGAAAGCAGGTGGGACCGATGCCCCCTCGGCCAACGGTGAAGCTGGAGGAGAGAGCACCAAAGGCTACACTGCAGAACAGGTTGCAGCTGTGAAAAG GGTCAAGCAATGTAAAGATTACTATGAGATCCTGGGGGTGAGCAGAGGGGCCTCAGATGAGGACCTGAAGAAGGCCTACCGCAAACTGGCCCTCAAATTCCACCCAGACAAGAACCACGCACCTGGTGCCACTGAAGCTTTCAAAG ccATTGGCACAGCATATGCGGTACTCAGCAACCCGGAGAAGAGGAAGCAGTATGACCAGTTCGGCGATGACAAGAGCCAGGCGGCCCGGCACGGCCATGGGCATGGGGATTTCCACCGCGGCTTTGAGGCCGACATCTCCCCTGAAGACCTCTTCAACATGTTCTTTGGCGGCGGCTTCCCTTCTA GTAACGTCCACGTCTACAGCAACGGCCGCATGCGCTATACCTACCAGCAAAGGCAGGACCGCAGGGACAACCAGGGTGAC GGCGGGCTAGGGGTGTTTGTACAGCTGATGCCTATCCTCATCCTGATTCTCGTGTCAGCTCTCAGCCAGCTCATGGTCTCCAGTCCACCCTACAGTCTGAGCCCAAGACC GTCCGTGGGCCACATCCACAGGCGAGTCACTGACCACCTGGGTGTCGTCTACTATGTGGGAGACGCTTTCTCCGAGGAGTACACAGGCTCCAGCCTCAAAACCGTCGAGCGGAATGTGGAAGACGATTATATCGCCAACCTCCGGAACAACTGCTGGAAGGAGAAGCAGCAGA AGGAAGGCTTGCTGTACCGGGCACGCTACTTTGGCGACACAGATATGTACCACAAAGCACAGAAGATGGGCACCCCCAGCTGCAGCCGACTGTCAGAG ACTATGAAATCCCTGGAGAATTTTTGGTGA
- the DNAJB12 gene encoding dnaJ homolog subfamily B member 12 isoform X2, with the protein MSSLRARLPATRRRVAQPFARPASPSLVPRSGSAMESNKDEAERCISIALKAIQSNQPDRALRFLEKAQRLYPTPRVRALIESLNQKPQTAGDQPPPTDTTRATHRKAGGTDAPSANGEAGGESTKGYTAEQVAAVKRVKQCKDYYEILGVSRGASDEDLKKAYRKLALKFHPDKNHAPGATEAFKAIGTAYAVLSNPEKRKQYDQFGDDKSQAARHGHGHGDFHRGFEADISPEDLFNMFFGGGFPSSNVHVYSNGRMRYTYQQRQDRRDNQGDGGLGVFVQLMPILILILVSALSQLMVSSPPYSLSPRPSVGHIHRRVTDHLGVVYYVGDAFSEEYTGSSLKTVERNVEDDYIANLRNNCWKEKQQKEGLLYRARYFGDTDMYHKAQKMGTPSCSRLSEVQASLHG; encoded by the exons ATGTCATCACTCCGCGCCCGGCTGCCCGCGACGCGCCGGCGGGTGGCGCAGCCCTTCGCTCGCCCGGCCTCCCCCTCCCTGGTTCCGCGCTCTGGTTCCGCCATGGAATCCAACAAGGATGAAGCTGAGCGCTGTATCAGCATCGCCCTCAAGGCCATCCAGAGCAACCAGCCCGACCGGGCGCTCCGCTTCCTAGAGAAGGCACAGCGGCTGTATCCGACGCCGCGAGTTCGTG CCCTGATTGAGTCCCTCAACCAGAAACCACAGACTGCCGGTGACCAACCCCCACCCACAGACACAACCCGTGCCACCCACAGGAAAGCAGGTGGGACCGATGCCCCCTCGGCCAACGGTGAAGCTGGAGGAGAGAGCACCAAAGGCTACACTGCAGAACAGGTTGCAGCTGTGAAAAG GGTCAAGCAATGTAAAGATTACTATGAGATCCTGGGGGTGAGCAGAGGGGCCTCAGATGAGGACCTGAAGAAGGCCTACCGCAAACTGGCCCTCAAATTCCACCCAGACAAGAACCACGCACCTGGTGCCACTGAAGCTTTCAAAG ccATTGGCACAGCATATGCGGTACTCAGCAACCCGGAGAAGAGGAAGCAGTATGACCAGTTCGGCGATGACAAGAGCCAGGCGGCCCGGCACGGCCATGGGCATGGGGATTTCCACCGCGGCTTTGAGGCCGACATCTCCCCTGAAGACCTCTTCAACATGTTCTTTGGCGGCGGCTTCCCTTCTA GTAACGTCCACGTCTACAGCAACGGCCGCATGCGCTATACCTACCAGCAAAGGCAGGACCGCAGGGACAACCAGGGTGAC GGCGGGCTAGGGGTGTTTGTACAGCTGATGCCTATCCTCATCCTGATTCTCGTGTCAGCTCTCAGCCAGCTCATGGTCTCCAGTCCACCCTACAGTCTGAGCCCAAGACC GTCCGTGGGCCACATCCACAGGCGAGTCACTGACCACCTGGGTGTCGTCTACTATGTGGGAGACGCTTTCTCCGAGGAGTACACAGGCTCCAGCCTCAAAACCGTCGAGCGGAATGTGGAAGACGATTATATCGCCAACCTCCGGAACAACTGCTGGAAGGAGAAGCAGCAGA AGGAAGGCTTGCTGTACCGGGCACGCTACTTTGGCGACACAGATATGTACCACAAAGCACAGAAGATGGGCACCCCCAGCTGCAGCCGACTGTCAGAGGTGCAGGCCTCCCTGCATGGATAG